In Marinobacter sp. M3C, the genomic stretch TTACGAGAAGCCGGTTTTTTGCGGCCGGGCTTGCGGGCCTTATCGGTATTTTTCATGGCGGCAGTATAACGAACGCTCTGGTGTCTGGTGTGACTAATTGGTAAACCTACTGACCTTCTGGGGGTTTTGCGAATTAGCCAGACAAGACACTAGCCTTCGCAGCAGGTCAGTTGTGTGTTATTTCCGTAATCTAGCCATTATGATGTCACATCGACAATTAATGGGTTCAAGCAACACGAGGAAAACACTTTGAGCGATTCGCCTCCGAACACACTGGTTCAAGCTTTACAAAACCCGGCTTTGTACGACCATCCGGTTCACCAGTTTCAGGTTATCGAAACTCACATTTCCCAGGTTCTTCTGACCGGTGAGTTTGCCTACAAAATCAAGAAGCCGATGGATTTTGGTTTCCTCGACTTTTCGACCTTGTCGCGGCGCAAGCATTTCTGCGAAGAAGAACTGCGGCTGAACCGGCGCCTGGCAGCGCCTTTGTATCTGCAAGTTCTCCCTATTACCGGCACGCCACAGAATCCGGTGCTGGGTGGCAGCGGGGAAGCCTTTGAGTACGTTCTGAAAATGCGCCAGTTCCGCCAGGATGATTTGTTCGATCGCCAGCAGGAACGGGGCGAACTGGAGCCGGGCCGTCTGGTAACACTGGCGCGACAAGCAGCCGAGTTTCACCACAGCCTGCCGCCGGTTGACCCCGCAAGCCCGCTGGGTTCGCCCGACGCGGTCTACGCCGCCATGCAGGAGAATTTCGACCAGATTCGACCGCTGCTGAGCGATGCCGGCCAACTTGCACAGCTGGACAATTTGGAAATCTGGACCCGCACCACATTCGAATGCCATCAGCCACTGATTGCTGCACGCCACCAACAAGGCCTGGTGCGTGAATGCCATGGCGATCTGCATCTGGCGAACATCACTCTATATAACGATCAGGTAACGGTGTTTGACTGCATCGAATTCAACGAGCCGTTCCGCTGGATTGATGTTATTAACGATCTGGCATTCTTGCTGATGGATCTGGAATCCCGGGGCGAAACCGCCAAAGCCAACTTGGTGCTGAACACCTACCTGGAATATCGCGACGATTTTGATGCGCTGCCTCTGCTGCCGCTTTACAAAGCTTACCGGGCAGTAGTGCGAGCGAAGATTGCGCTGTTCACCATGGGCAATCCATCCTTGGGCGACAGTGAAAAAGAAGAGCTGATGCAGCGTTATAACGCCTACGCTCAGCTTGCAGAAGATTACAGCAGCATCCCAAACCGCTACTTTATTGCCACAGTTGGCTTATCCGCAAGCGGCAAAACCCGTGTCAGCGCCGCTTTGGCGGGCGAACTGGGCCTTATTCGGCTGCGATCGGACGTTGAACGTAAACGTCTACATGGATTGGCGCCGCTGGACGGCAGTCAGTCGCCTACCAGGGGCAACCTGTACTCCGCCGACGCCAACACAAAAACCTATGACCGCTTGGCGAAACTTGCCAGTAACCTGCTTGCTGCGGGCTTCCCGGTTATAGCCGACACGGCCTGTCTGAAAGAACAGGAACGCGCGCTGTTTGCCGCTGTTGCGGAAAACCAGGGAGTGCCCTTTGCGCTGATTCACTGCGAAGCACCAGAGGAGCTGCGAAAAGAATGGGTACGCAAGCGCAAAGGCGACGCATCAGAAGCCACAGAAGAATTGCTGGATGCCCAGAAAGACTGGTTTGAACCCCTGACAGCTGAAGAAAAAATCTATACTGCCCATCTTCGTACCGATCAGGAACATGTGGCAGAAGCCGTTGCAGACCGAATTCGACAGCATTTCGGCCTTCCCCCCAGGTAAGTTCCTGGAGCTACCAGAGCCAAAACGGATTGGATGAACGATGCTCGTTATAGAACCGGAACAGAACGCTACAAGGAAACATCATGCAAACCGACGCCGTGCATCATATTAAAGACCCGCTCTACGAAACGCTTCGCACGGAGGATATTAGCGCCTTCAATGCCAAAAAATCAGTCCGGAGCGACCTACCCAGTTTTTCTCATGGGGATTTCAGAGGGCTGGACTTGCGTGGCATGGATGCCAAAGGGCTAGACATGAGCCACGCCTATTTTCGAGGCGCGGACCTGAGGGGTATAGATTTCAGTCACTCAAACCTGGAAGGCGCCAGTATTGCGGGTGCCAAGATTTCCGGCAGCTTCTTTCCTGACCGGCTTCAAGCCAATGAGATTTTGATGTCTCTGAACAACGGCACACGCATGCGATACAGCACAGGCACGTGACAAGCAGGCAAGTAAAGCTGGACTGCAGAGCTGAACCGGGCGTCAGACTTCAAGAATAACCGGCACCGGTTCGGTTAAAGTCATCTCGCCGGACGGGCTGCCATCATCGTTGGCCAGGTTTGCCCGGTAGGCCATAATCTCTACACCTGCATCACAGGCTTGTCGCAGCAGCTGGCCGTAATGCCGGTCTATGTGATCTGCCGGCCGCACCGTTTCGATAGCCGTGTGATTCACCACAAAAAACAGCACCGCACGATCACCCAGCGCAACCTGAGCCGTAAGCTCTCGCAAGTGCTTTTGCCCACGGATTGTCACGGCGTCTGGAAAAAAGCCCTGGCCGTTCTCCTCAAGCGTTACGTTTTTCACCTCTACCCAAGCATTCGGCTTCGAGTCATGCCCGGAAAGTAACAGATCAATCCGGCTTTTTTCTTCGCCATATTTTACTTCCGGGCGGCAATGGCTATATCCAGTCAGCTCACTGATACAGCCCGCTTCAATCGCCTCGCGGGCCTGGGAGTTCGGTCTTGCCGTATTTATACAGGCAAGGGTGCCAGGAACCGTTTCAACAAGCTCCCAGGTATATGGCAGTTTGCGCGCCGGGTTATTGCTGCGGCTCAGCCACACCCTTCCATCCGCCGGTTGACAGCCCAGCATGCTGCCGGTGTTCGGGCAATGGGCGGTCACCTCGCTGCCATCGGCCAGTCGCACATCGGCCAAAAAGCGTTTGTAGCGGCGAATAAGCCGCCCCTCCAGTAACGGTTGTTCGAACTTCATGCATACCTCTTAGTCGTATGTATTGCAGCAAAGCTGGCACCTCCGCAACTTATCTGCTATTTTCCGCCAAATCCCGTTTCAGGGCGAATGCTTTATAATCCAGGTTTTATACCGTACAGCCACGGGGGCTGACGGGAAAGGAAGCAAAGCGTTCTTGTAGCAGTACTCACAAGAGGCCGGTTTCAATGACCAATAAAACAGCCAATTCAAGCGAAAACTTCACCAACTTCACTCCTTACGAAACGAAAAAGGGTGAAGAATACATGAGCGCGGACATGCTTGAACACTTCAAAGGCCTGCTACTGAAGTGGAAGCAAGAGCTGATGGAAGAAGTGGATCGCACCATGCATCACATGCAGGAAGATGCTGCCAACTACGCAGACCCCAGCGACAGAGCTACCCAAGAGGAAGAGTTCAGCCTGGAACTGCGCACCCGTGACCGCGAGCGCAAACTGATCAAGAAGATCGACAAAACCGTTGGTCGCATCGACAAAGACGATTACGGCTTCTGCGACCAGTGCGGTGTAGAAATAGGCGCCCGCCGGCTTGAAGCCCGGCCCACGGCCACACTGTGCATTGATTGCAAAACCCTGGCGGAAATCCGCGAGCGCCAGACCGGCATCTGACCTGTCTATCAACCTGTCAAAACCGCGCCGACTGCTAGTGCACCGGCGTAATTTGCCATGACGCCTAACGTTTCCTACCGCGGCCGCTTTGCTCCGTCGCCCACCGGCCCTCTGCACTTCGGCTCACTGGTGAGCGCGTTGGCCAGCTATCTGGAGGCAAAGCACCACCAGGGCCAATGGCTGGTGCGCATTGAAGATCTGGACCCATTACGCCAACCGGTAGATGCGACACCCCGAATACTCCACAGCCTGAGCGCCCACGGCCTGATTGGCGATGAACCTGTGCGCTACCAATCCCAACGCCATAGCGCTTACCGCGCCGTTGCTGAAACCCTGATGAAAACCGGGTACGCCTATTTTTGCCGCTGCTCTCGCAAACAGCTGAAGGCGAACCAGGGTCAACACCCCAACCATTGCCGTAACCATTCCTTCAACCCAAGCGTACCCAACGAACACCCTTGGCCGCCCGGCGACTTCGCCCTGCGCTTTGCTTTGCGCAGCCAACGCTTCCGCTGGACTGACCAGCTGCTGGGTGAACAGCAACAGAGCCTGAAGGCAGAAACAGATGACCCGGTGATACTGCGTAAAGAAGGCTTCTACGCTTATCAATTGGCAGTAGTGGTCGATGATATCGATCAAGCCATCAGCCACGTAGTGCGCGGTTCAGACCTGCGCACCATGACCGCAGCTCAGCATCAGATGTTTCAGGCGCTGGGTGCCGTCGTGCCGCAGTTTTTGCACATTCCTGTGATACGTAACCAGCAAGGCCAGAAGCTGAGCAAACAGAACCACGCCCCGGCGCTGGACGACGCCAATGCCAGCGCAAATCTACTGGCCGCGCTGAACGCTTTAGGCCAAAAACCGCCAGCGCAGCTGGCCCAGCAACCACCCGCCACCGTTCTTGCCTGGGCCCATGCCCATTGGCAGCGCAGCGCGATTCCTGTGCCCACCGCCCAGCACTGGTAGCCCGCCATTTCTGACAGCAACGCCGCGATCATGTTATAAAGCCATGAATCCACTGCGGCACGGTTACTCTAGATGTACATTTATCGTCTGGTTTTTTTGCTGGTCCTGGCGATTTACGTCTTCTCTCCCAATATTCTCGACTGGTGGATGTCGTCCGGCAATGCCTGGTACAGCCCGTATCTGATCTGGGCCGGATTGATTGTCATTGGCATATGGTTGGAATGGCGGCGTGATCCCAATGAATTTTAGTGCTGCCGGCCTGCTGCTGGTCAGCGTTGCGTATCTGAGCCTGCTGTTCGGCATTGCCTGGGTATCAGAGAGTGGCTTGCTGCCACGCAAGCTGGTGCGCCACCCGCTCATTTACGTGCTTAGCCTGGGCGTGTACGCCGGCATTTGGTCGGTGTATGCATCGGTGGGTGCGGCGGCGGAAACCGGTTATGGCTTTCTGGCCTACTATGTGGGAATCAGCGGTGCGTTTTTGTTGGCGCCGGTGTTGCTGAATCCTTACATGCGTATCGGGCGGGCGTATCAGTTAACCTCGTTGGCTGACCTTTTTGCCTATCGTTACCGCAGTCAGTGGGCGGGCACTTTGGTCACACTGTGTTCTGGCGCAGCCATTCTGGCTCTGTTGAGCATGCAAATTCAGGCCGTCACCAGCTCTGCCAGCATTCTTGCCCCCGATGTGTCGCCTAACGTAATTAGCGCTCTGTTCAGCGTAACCGTGGTGCTATTCGCCATTTTGTTTGGCACCCGCCGCAACGCCCACACCAGCAACCACCGCGGGCTAGTGGTTGCCATCGCCTTTGACTCACTGGTTAAGCTGTTAGCCCTACTTCTATTAGGCGGCATCGTTCTGTTTGGTGTGTTCGGCGGCCCCGATACCCTTCAGCTCTGGCTGGATCAAAACGAAGCACCCGTCGTTGACATGGCTATGACTATCGACGACGCCAATTGGCGGGCGGTTATGCTGACGTCTTTCGCGTCGGTACTGGTACTGCCACACATGTACCACATGATTTTTAGCGAGAATCCGTCTCCGGCGTCGCTGGCCAAAGCCAGTTGGGGCCTTCCCTTGTACTTGTTGCTACTGGGCCTGCCGATACCGCTGATTCTTTGGGGCGGCCAGGAGCTTGGGGTAACCACCGCGGCCAATTACTACAGCATTGGTATTGGCCAGGCCTTGGGCAGCCCCGCGTTAACACTGATGATGTACATTGCAGGCCTCTCTGCCGCCAGTGGTTTAATGATTGTAAGCACCCTGGCGCTTGCGGGCATGGCCCTGAACCACATTGTACTGCCGTTGAAAACGCCCAAAGATCAGGCCGACATCTACCGCTGGCTGCAATGGGTCAAGCGGCTGCTGATTGCTCTGATCCTGTTTCTGGCTCTGATGTTTCATGAAACCCTGGGTAAAAATCTGCAGCTGTCGATTCTTGGTGCAATCTCTCTGACCGGTACCCTGCAACTGTTACCCGGCGCCCTGGGAGTCATCTTCTGGCCCGAAGGCAATCGCCGCGGCCTGATCGCCGGCCTGCTGACCGGGCTCGCAATCTGGGTGACCACCCTGATACTCCCCTTTTCCGGCGCTGCAAACCTGCTGTTGTGGCTGGACAGCCCGATAGTGCCAAACGCCGGTAACTGGCACCTGTTTATGTTCCTCAGCCTGGGCG encodes the following:
- the gluQRS gene encoding tRNA glutamyl-Q(34) synthetase GluQRS, encoding MTPNVSYRGRFAPSPTGPLHFGSLVSALASYLEAKHHQGQWLVRIEDLDPLRQPVDATPRILHSLSAHGLIGDEPVRYQSQRHSAYRAVAETLMKTGYAYFCRCSRKQLKANQGQHPNHCRNHSFNPSVPNEHPWPPGDFALRFALRSQRFRWTDQLLGEQQQSLKAETDDPVILRKEGFYAYQLAVVVDDIDQAISHVVRGSDLRTMTAAQHQMFQALGAVVPQFLHIPVIRNQQGQKLSKQNHAPALDDANASANLLAALNALGQKPPAQLAQQPPATVLAWAHAHWQRSAIPVPTAQHW
- a CDS encoding pentapeptide repeat-containing protein; protein product: MQTDAVHHIKDPLYETLRTEDISAFNAKKSVRSDLPSFSHGDFRGLDLRGMDAKGLDMSHAYFRGADLRGIDFSHSNLEGASIAGAKISGSFFPDRLQANEILMSLNNGTRMRYSTGT
- the dksA gene encoding RNA polymerase-binding protein DksA, which translates into the protein MTNKTANSSENFTNFTPYETKKGEEYMSADMLEHFKGLLLKWKQELMEEVDRTMHHMQEDAANYADPSDRATQEEEFSLELRTRDRERKLIKKIDKTVGRIDKDDYGFCDQCGVEIGARRLEARPTATLCIDCKTLAEIRERQTGI
- the sfsA gene encoding DNA/RNA nuclease SfsA, whose product is MKFEQPLLEGRLIRRYKRFLADVRLADGSEVTAHCPNTGSMLGCQPADGRVWLSRSNNPARKLPYTWELVETVPGTLACINTARPNSQAREAIEAGCISELTGYSHCRPEVKYGEEKSRIDLLLSGHDSKPNAWVEVKNVTLEENGQGFFPDAVTIRGQKHLRELTAQVALGDRAVLFFVVNHTAIETVRPADHIDRHYGQLLRQACDAGVEIMAYRANLANDDGSPSGEMTLTEPVPVILEV
- a CDS encoding bifunctional aminoglycoside phosphotransferase/ATP-binding protein, giving the protein MSDSPPNTLVQALQNPALYDHPVHQFQVIETHISQVLLTGEFAYKIKKPMDFGFLDFSTLSRRKHFCEEELRLNRRLAAPLYLQVLPITGTPQNPVLGGSGEAFEYVLKMRQFRQDDLFDRQQERGELEPGRLVTLARQAAEFHHSLPPVDPASPLGSPDAVYAAMQENFDQIRPLLSDAGQLAQLDNLEIWTRTTFECHQPLIAARHQQGLVRECHGDLHLANITLYNDQVTVFDCIEFNEPFRWIDVINDLAFLLMDLESRGETAKANLVLNTYLEYRDDFDALPLLPLYKAYRAVVRAKIALFTMGNPSLGDSEKEELMQRYNAYAQLAEDYSSIPNRYFIATVGLSASGKTRVSAALAGELGLIRLRSDVERKRLHGLAPLDGSQSPTRGNLYSADANTKTYDRLAKLASNLLAAGFPVIADTACLKEQERALFAAVAENQGVPFALIHCEAPEELRKEWVRKRKGDASEATEELLDAQKDWFEPLTAEEKIYTAHLRTDQEHVAEAVADRIRQHFGLPPR